The Engraulis encrasicolus isolate BLACKSEA-1 chromosome 4, IST_EnEncr_1.0, whole genome shotgun sequence genome includes a window with the following:
- the nfat5a gene encoding nuclear factor of activated T-cells 5a isoform X2, whose amino-acid sequence MPSDFISLLSADIDLNSPKSLYSKESVYDLLPKELQLPGSSQQDQPAMSQKSGGEAGPPPPAALAADAANSSTMSSSPVGGSNTSTTTSLPGSSCPTTTMLPATPTPEQQQQQQGSRLLGVPLAEEGPGGPGSSGLSAEVAAAAVASSASSVVESAGLTPSKRRTVLNISPPPEDLLDDSRMSCQEEAATATASAPAASTTLDSEQSGSMWMEESLSSFSMASSSSYNDNTEVPRKSRKRTPRQRPGPKPTATQTASMEVFDADSANAPHFVLSQLSSDTKASPKGSNSLETGGTLRAGILSAQFPQKSEGKELKILVQPETQHRARYLTEGSRGSVKDRTQQGFPTVKLEGASEPVMLQVFVANDTGRVKPHGFYQACRVTGRNTTACKEVDIEGTMVIEVTLEPTNSMTLAVDCVGILKLRNADVEARIGVAGSKKKSTRARLAFRVNIPRPDGSMLTLQTTSSPILCTQPAGVPEILKKSLHSCSVMGGEEVFIIGKNFLKGTKVLFQENTADESGWQAEAEIDMELFHQNHLIVKVPPFRDLNITSPVAVGICIVTNAGRTNEIQPFTYTPHSEPSADVPVKSEASTSAKSCPFEDHMKAMQAGGSNIDSTVMTPLILKREEVTPMEVSTNAPAPNVFKPEEVLGAQQQILEVNVNLPSSGNESFPSPASLQPVSSTQPQQAAMFPPAEPLSTIQKQDIAPSASFQVSLSEDATVLQPVPPQVPQQFLRETPETLSPEESGSEEAGMLVMSMPQLVDSTPAVAQQAPVTTLLPQDGVAQFERAVQELEAGGGGSLVQQVLVAAAAQQQLSSVLYSPTSSAETLQKHVQENMNSLQLDGNDRPMNTQQQQQQQQQQQQQQQQQQQQSLLENLQHQHQQALENLQHQQNVLENLKQHQKVLENMHQQQALETMQQPHQKALENLQQQHPTVLESIQQQQQQQQQQQQQQNSIINLQHQKVLNDLQQQKQSFENLQQQQQQQQQQHNVFSLQQLQSELLQQQVPMQCTPSFPSSDAAKQQATVHSSDGLLHSTPQQQQHQQQQQHQQQQQHQQQQQHQQQQQQQQQQQQQALFQQAGGLLAIQTSSFLQQPTSHPSPPQQLFQTSNPMSEAQSQPAVMFGSKPAPAQAQVQAALFPGTITMLATDQQQGPPATLFLDPTVLPAQLTTDGGQNQQQQPQQQITFITPMQTSTSEAQVQAVSLLQGQMQLATPMEQQRSPQQQMQPASQPATMFQSQPQQQQQQPQQQTQQQQQQQQQQQQQSGLLFCTNPLNPQDLQQSLLFSSQPQGLFQEQQPMQVMTSGGNVMVESAPNQPPVPQPQAQPNPLLFSQAGVVSLAQQDTAEPMSFQDQSAVVVGDPSAQGGTSQPGLFQDQQPMQVVPSSGNVSVGSGEQPTVDIFLQQAAISALQGGVRTQEMPPAAPTAAIFSAPTAMSVGALQSSGGSTAQPAPDSLFQSAITGTLSQAGQTAQPGLFLFDLPNDCSQLLNTQGPPLTNPLVSLGHPGGPMPVQVQVQGQNQLASSAQIQNLLEQTGGLSDTQNMVKIDDILETLQEQEKNF is encoded by the exons ATGCCCTCTGATTTTATATCGCTGCTAAGCGCGGATATCGACCTTAATTCCCCCAAATCCCTCTACTCTAAAG aGTCGGTGTATGACCTGCTCCCCAAAGAGCTGCAGCTGCCTGGCTCTTCGCAGCAGGACCAGCCCGCTATGAGTCagaagagcggaggagaggcCGGCCCTCCCCCTCCGGCAGCGTTGGCCGCAG ATGCTGCAAACTCCAGCACCATGTCCTCCAGCCCTGTAGGGGGCAgcaacacctccaccaccacctcgctCCCCGGCTCCTCCTGCCCAACCACCACCATGCTGCCTGCCACCCCCACaccggagcagcagcagcagcagcagggctccCGGCTCCTGGGTGTCCCCCTAGCAGAGGAGGGCCCTGGAGGTCCGGGAAGCTCCGGGCTGTCTGCAGAGGTGGCAGCGGCGGCCGTGGCGTCATCGGCATCATCTGTGGTGGAGAGTGCCGGGCTCACGCCCTCCAAGCGGCGGACGGTGCTGAACATCTCGCCCCCTCCCGAGGACCTGCTAGATGACAGCCGCATGTCCTGCCAGGAGGAGGCGGCCACGGCCACGGCCTCGGCCCCGGCGGCGAGCACCACGCTGGACTCGGAGCAGAGCGGCAGCATGTGGATGGAAGAGTCCCTCTCCAGCTTCAGCATGGCCAGCAGCAGCTCCTACAACGACAACACGGAGGTGCCGCGCAAGTCCCGCAAGAGGACGCCGCGACAGAGGCCTGGGCCCAAGCCCACCGCCACGCAGACGGCCAGCATGGAGGTGTTTGATGCCGACAGCGCCAACGCGCCGCACTTCGTGCTCTCGCAGCTCAGCTCCGACACGAAGGCCAGCCCCAAGGGCAG CAACTCCCTGGAGACGGGCGGCACCCTGCGGGCAGGGATCCTGTCGGCCCAGTTCCCCCAGAAGAGCGAGGGCAAGGAGCTGAAGATCCTGGTGCAGCCGGAGACCCAGCACCGGGCGCGCTACCTCACCGAGGGCAGCAGGGGCTCCGTCAAGGACCGCACCCAGCAGGGCTTCCCCACAGTCAAG TTGGAGGGCGCGAGTGAGCCGgtgatgctgcaggtgtttgtggCGAATGACACGGGGCGAGTGAAACCGCACGGCTTCTACCAGGCCTGTAGGGTGACTGGCCGCAACACCACCGCCTGCAAGGAGGTGGACATCGAGGGGACCATGGTCATCGAAGTCACTCTGGAGCCCACCAACAGCATGACACTGGC TGTGGACTGCGTAGGCATCCTGAAGCTCCGTAACGCTGATGTTGAGGCTCGCATTGGCGTGGCGGGCTCCAAGAAGAAGAGTACACGTGCCCGCCTGGCGTTCCGCGTCAACATACCTCGTCCAGACGGCTCCATGCTGACGCTGCAGACCACGTCCTCGCCCATCCTCTGCA CTCAGCCAGCAGGTGTGCCTGAGATTTTGAAGAAGAGTCTGCACAGTTGCTCAGTGATGGGCGGAGAGGAGGTGTTCATCATCGGCAAGAACTTCCTGAAGGGAACCAAAGTCCTGTTCCAGGAGAACACTGCAG ATGAGAGCGGTTGGCAGGCCGAGGCAGAGATCGACATGGAGCTGTTTCATCAG AATCATTTGATAGTAAAGGTGCCGCCGTTCAGGGACCTCAACATCACCTCTCCTGTGGCGGTTGGCATCTGTATCGTGACCAACGCGGGGAGAACAAATGAGATACAGCCCTTCACCTACACTCCCCACTCCG AGCCTTCAGCAGATGTGCCTGTGAAGTCAGAAGCGTCAACCTCAGCCAAGTCCTGTCCTTTTGAGGATCATATGAAAG CAATGCAAGCTGGGGGCAGTAATATCGACAGCACCGTTATGACTCCACTGATATTGAAACGAGAAGAGGTCACCCCTATGGAGGTGTCTACTAATGCCCCTGCACCCAATGTCTTTAAG CCTGAAGAAGTTTTGGGAGCCCAACAGCAAATTCTGGAGGTGAATGTAAACCTCCCATCCTCAGGCAACGAGTCCTTCCCAAGTCCAGCTTCCCTCCAGCCGGTCAGCAGCACACAGCCACAACAAGCCGCCATGTTTCCCCCTGCTGAACCTCTCAGCACCATCCAGAAGCAAGACATTGCACCCAGTGCCTCCTTCCAGGTGTCCTTATCTGAGGATGCCACCGTCCTGCAGCCCGTACCCCCTCAGGTGCCCCAGCAGTTCCTGCGGGAGACCCCAGAGACCCTTTCCCCAGAGGAGAGTGGCTCAGAAGAGGCCGGGATGTTGGTGATGAGCATGCCACAGTTGGTGGATTCCACTCCTGCCGTGGCCCAACAGGCCCCTGTCACCACCTTGCTCCCCCAGGATGGGGTTGCTCAATTTGAGAGAGCAGTGCAGGAGTTGGAGGCAGGTGGTGGGGGTTCCCTCGTACAGCAGGTCCTGGTGGCAGCCGCAGCACAACAGCAACTCAGCTCTGTACTCTACAGCCCCACATCCTCTGCTGAAACCTTGCAGAAACACGTTCAGGAGAACATGAACAGCCTTCAGCTAGATGGGAATGATAGACCCATGaacactcagcagcagcagcagcagcagcagcagcagcagcaacaacaacaacaacaacaacaacagtcctTGCTGGAAAACCTACAGCATCAACATCAGCAAGCTCTGGAAAACCTACAGCACCAACAGAATGTGCTCGAAAACTTGAAACAACATCAGAAGGTCCTTGAGAACATGCATCAACAGCAAGCCTTGGAGACCATGCAGCAGCCACACCAGAAGGCTCTTGAAaacctgcagcagcagcaccccaCAGTTCTGGAGAGcattcaacagcagcagcagcagcagcagcagcaacaacagcagcagaatTCCATAATCAACCTGCAGCATCAGAAGGTTCTGAATGACCTGCAGCAGCAAAAGCAGAGTTTTGAGAAcctacaacaacagcagcagcagcagcagcagcagcataacgTCTTTAGTCTGCAACAGTTGCAGTCAGAGCTTTTGCAACAACAGGTCCCCATGCAGTGCACTCCCAGTTTCCCTTCCAGTGATGCAGCAAAGCAACAGGCCACTGTCCACTCATCCGATGGTCTTCTCCACAGTactccccagcagcagcagcatcaacagcagcagcagcatcagcagcagcagcagcatcaacagcagcagcagcatcaacagcagcaacaacaacaacagcaacaacaacagcaagcaCTTTTCCAACAGGCCGGTGGGCTGTTGGCAATCCAGACGTCCAGCTTCCTCCAGCAACCAACCTCCCACCCTTCCCCACCTCAGCAGCTCTTTCAGACGTCCAACCCAATGTCTGAGGCCCAGAGTCAGCCAGCGGTGATGTTTGGCTCCAAACCAGCGCCCGCTCAGGCACAGGTCCAGGCAGCTCTTTTCCCGGGTACCATCACCATGCTGGCCACTGACCAACAACAGGGGCCCCCTGCTACGCTCTTCCTGGATCCTACTGTTCTGCCGGCACAGCTGACGACAGACGGCGGTCAGAACCAGcaacagcagccgcagcagcagatcACTTTCATCACCCCCATGCAGACGTCCACATCTGAGGCTCAGGTCCAGGCTGTGTCACTACTGCAAGGGCAGATGCAGCTGGCCACTCCTATGGAGCAGCAGCGGTCGCCCCAGCAACAGATGCAGCCAGCCTCTCAGCCTGCCACCATGTTCCAAAGccaaccccagcagcagcagcagcagccgcagcaacaaactcaacaacaacaacagcagcagcagcaacaacagcagcagtccGGGCTGCTCTTCTGTACCAACCCCCTCAACCCCCAGGACCTGCAGCAGTCTCTTCTCTTCAGCAGCCAGCCCCAAGGCCTCTTCCAGGAGCAGCAACCGATGCAGGTGATGACCAGCGGTGGGAACGTGATGGTGGAATCTGCCCCCAACCAGCCTCCAGTCCCCCAGCCGCAAGCACAGCCAAACCCGCTGTTGTTCTCCCAAGCAGGAGTCGTGTCGCTGGCACAGCAGGACACTGCAGAGCCCATGTCCTTCCAGGATCAGAGTGCAGTGGTGGTGGGAGACCCCTCTGCTCAGGGTGGCACCTCACAGCCAGGGCTGTTTCAGGACCAGCAGCCCATGCAGGTGGTTCCTAGTTCGGGCAACGTGTCGGTCGGCTCCGGGGAGCAACCCACGGTTGATATCTTCCTGCAGCAGGCAGCCATCAGTGCTCTGCAGGGAGGTGTGCGCACCCAAGAGATGCCTCCAGCAGCCCCCACGGCAGCCATCTTTTCTGCGCCCACTGCAATGTCCGT
- the nfat5a gene encoding nuclear factor of activated T-cells 5a isoform X1, translating into MPSDFISLLSADIDLNSPKSLYSKESVYDLLPKELQLPGSSQQDQPAMSQKSGGEAGPPPPAALAADAANSSTMSSSPVGGSNTSTTTSLPGSSCPTTTMLPATPTPEQQQQQQGSRLLGVPLAEEGPGGPGSSGLSAEVAAAAVASSASSVVESAGLTPSKRRTVLNISPPPEDLLDDSRMSCQEEAATATASAPAASTTLDSEQSGSMWMEESLSSFSMASSSSYNDNTEVPRKSRKRTPRQRPGPKPTATQTASMEVFDADSANAPHFVLSQLSSDTKASPKGSSNSLETGGTLRAGILSAQFPQKSEGKELKILVQPETQHRARYLTEGSRGSVKDRTQQGFPTVKLEGASEPVMLQVFVANDTGRVKPHGFYQACRVTGRNTTACKEVDIEGTMVIEVTLEPTNSMTLAVDCVGILKLRNADVEARIGVAGSKKKSTRARLAFRVNIPRPDGSMLTLQTTSSPILCTQPAGVPEILKKSLHSCSVMGGEEVFIIGKNFLKGTKVLFQENTADESGWQAEAEIDMELFHQNHLIVKVPPFRDLNITSPVAVGICIVTNAGRTNEIQPFTYTPHSEPSADVPVKSEASTSAKSCPFEDHMKAMQAGGSNIDSTVMTPLILKREEVTPMEVSTNAPAPNVFKPEEVLGAQQQILEVNVNLPSSGNESFPSPASLQPVSSTQPQQAAMFPPAEPLSTIQKQDIAPSASFQVSLSEDATVLQPVPPQVPQQFLRETPETLSPEESGSEEAGMLVMSMPQLVDSTPAVAQQAPVTTLLPQDGVAQFERAVQELEAGGGGSLVQQVLVAAAAQQQLSSVLYSPTSSAETLQKHVQENMNSLQLDGNDRPMNTQQQQQQQQQQQQQQQQQQQQSLLENLQHQHQQALENLQHQQNVLENLKQHQKVLENMHQQQALETMQQPHQKALENLQQQHPTVLESIQQQQQQQQQQQQQQNSIINLQHQKVLNDLQQQKQSFENLQQQQQQQQQQHNVFSLQQLQSELLQQQVPMQCTPSFPSSDAAKQQATVHSSDGLLHSTPQQQQHQQQQQHQQQQQHQQQQQHQQQQQQQQQQQQQALFQQAGGLLAIQTSSFLQQPTSHPSPPQQLFQTSNPMSEAQSQPAVMFGSKPAPAQAQVQAALFPGTITMLATDQQQGPPATLFLDPTVLPAQLTTDGGQNQQQQPQQQITFITPMQTSTSEAQVQAVSLLQGQMQLATPMEQQRSPQQQMQPASQPATMFQSQPQQQQQQPQQQTQQQQQQQQQQQQQSGLLFCTNPLNPQDLQQSLLFSSQPQGLFQEQQPMQVMTSGGNVMVESAPNQPPVPQPQAQPNPLLFSQAGVVSLAQQDTAEPMSFQDQSAVVVGDPSAQGGTSQPGLFQDQQPMQVVPSSGNVSVGSGEQPTVDIFLQQAAISALQGGVRTQEMPPAAPTAAIFSAPTAMSVGALQSSGGSTAQPAPDSLFQSAITGTLSQAGQTAQPGLFLFDLPNDCSQLLNTQGPPLTNPLVSLGHPGGPMPVQVQVQGQNQLASSAQIQNLLEQTGGLSDTQNMVKIDDILETLQEQEKNF; encoded by the exons ATGCCCTCTGATTTTATATCGCTGCTAAGCGCGGATATCGACCTTAATTCCCCCAAATCCCTCTACTCTAAAG aGTCGGTGTATGACCTGCTCCCCAAAGAGCTGCAGCTGCCTGGCTCTTCGCAGCAGGACCAGCCCGCTATGAGTCagaagagcggaggagaggcCGGCCCTCCCCCTCCGGCAGCGTTGGCCGCAG ATGCTGCAAACTCCAGCACCATGTCCTCCAGCCCTGTAGGGGGCAgcaacacctccaccaccacctcgctCCCCGGCTCCTCCTGCCCAACCACCACCATGCTGCCTGCCACCCCCACaccggagcagcagcagcagcagcagggctccCGGCTCCTGGGTGTCCCCCTAGCAGAGGAGGGCCCTGGAGGTCCGGGAAGCTCCGGGCTGTCTGCAGAGGTGGCAGCGGCGGCCGTGGCGTCATCGGCATCATCTGTGGTGGAGAGTGCCGGGCTCACGCCCTCCAAGCGGCGGACGGTGCTGAACATCTCGCCCCCTCCCGAGGACCTGCTAGATGACAGCCGCATGTCCTGCCAGGAGGAGGCGGCCACGGCCACGGCCTCGGCCCCGGCGGCGAGCACCACGCTGGACTCGGAGCAGAGCGGCAGCATGTGGATGGAAGAGTCCCTCTCCAGCTTCAGCATGGCCAGCAGCAGCTCCTACAACGACAACACGGAGGTGCCGCGCAAGTCCCGCAAGAGGACGCCGCGACAGAGGCCTGGGCCCAAGCCCACCGCCACGCAGACGGCCAGCATGGAGGTGTTTGATGCCGACAGCGCCAACGCGCCGCACTTCGTGCTCTCGCAGCTCAGCTCCGACACGAAGGCCAGCCCCAAGGGCAG CAGCAACTCCCTGGAGACGGGCGGCACCCTGCGGGCAGGGATCCTGTCGGCCCAGTTCCCCCAGAAGAGCGAGGGCAAGGAGCTGAAGATCCTGGTGCAGCCGGAGACCCAGCACCGGGCGCGCTACCTCACCGAGGGCAGCAGGGGCTCCGTCAAGGACCGCACCCAGCAGGGCTTCCCCACAGTCAAG TTGGAGGGCGCGAGTGAGCCGgtgatgctgcaggtgtttgtggCGAATGACACGGGGCGAGTGAAACCGCACGGCTTCTACCAGGCCTGTAGGGTGACTGGCCGCAACACCACCGCCTGCAAGGAGGTGGACATCGAGGGGACCATGGTCATCGAAGTCACTCTGGAGCCCACCAACAGCATGACACTGGC TGTGGACTGCGTAGGCATCCTGAAGCTCCGTAACGCTGATGTTGAGGCTCGCATTGGCGTGGCGGGCTCCAAGAAGAAGAGTACACGTGCCCGCCTGGCGTTCCGCGTCAACATACCTCGTCCAGACGGCTCCATGCTGACGCTGCAGACCACGTCCTCGCCCATCCTCTGCA CTCAGCCAGCAGGTGTGCCTGAGATTTTGAAGAAGAGTCTGCACAGTTGCTCAGTGATGGGCGGAGAGGAGGTGTTCATCATCGGCAAGAACTTCCTGAAGGGAACCAAAGTCCTGTTCCAGGAGAACACTGCAG ATGAGAGCGGTTGGCAGGCCGAGGCAGAGATCGACATGGAGCTGTTTCATCAG AATCATTTGATAGTAAAGGTGCCGCCGTTCAGGGACCTCAACATCACCTCTCCTGTGGCGGTTGGCATCTGTATCGTGACCAACGCGGGGAGAACAAATGAGATACAGCCCTTCACCTACACTCCCCACTCCG AGCCTTCAGCAGATGTGCCTGTGAAGTCAGAAGCGTCAACCTCAGCCAAGTCCTGTCCTTTTGAGGATCATATGAAAG CAATGCAAGCTGGGGGCAGTAATATCGACAGCACCGTTATGACTCCACTGATATTGAAACGAGAAGAGGTCACCCCTATGGAGGTGTCTACTAATGCCCCTGCACCCAATGTCTTTAAG CCTGAAGAAGTTTTGGGAGCCCAACAGCAAATTCTGGAGGTGAATGTAAACCTCCCATCCTCAGGCAACGAGTCCTTCCCAAGTCCAGCTTCCCTCCAGCCGGTCAGCAGCACACAGCCACAACAAGCCGCCATGTTTCCCCCTGCTGAACCTCTCAGCACCATCCAGAAGCAAGACATTGCACCCAGTGCCTCCTTCCAGGTGTCCTTATCTGAGGATGCCACCGTCCTGCAGCCCGTACCCCCTCAGGTGCCCCAGCAGTTCCTGCGGGAGACCCCAGAGACCCTTTCCCCAGAGGAGAGTGGCTCAGAAGAGGCCGGGATGTTGGTGATGAGCATGCCACAGTTGGTGGATTCCACTCCTGCCGTGGCCCAACAGGCCCCTGTCACCACCTTGCTCCCCCAGGATGGGGTTGCTCAATTTGAGAGAGCAGTGCAGGAGTTGGAGGCAGGTGGTGGGGGTTCCCTCGTACAGCAGGTCCTGGTGGCAGCCGCAGCACAACAGCAACTCAGCTCTGTACTCTACAGCCCCACATCCTCTGCTGAAACCTTGCAGAAACACGTTCAGGAGAACATGAACAGCCTTCAGCTAGATGGGAATGATAGACCCATGaacactcagcagcagcagcagcagcagcagcagcagcagcaacaacaacaacaacaacaacaacagtcctTGCTGGAAAACCTACAGCATCAACATCAGCAAGCTCTGGAAAACCTACAGCACCAACAGAATGTGCTCGAAAACTTGAAACAACATCAGAAGGTCCTTGAGAACATGCATCAACAGCAAGCCTTGGAGACCATGCAGCAGCCACACCAGAAGGCTCTTGAAaacctgcagcagcagcaccccaCAGTTCTGGAGAGcattcaacagcagcagcagcagcagcagcagcaacaacagcagcagaatTCCATAATCAACCTGCAGCATCAGAAGGTTCTGAATGACCTGCAGCAGCAAAAGCAGAGTTTTGAGAAcctacaacaacagcagcagcagcagcagcagcagcataacgTCTTTAGTCTGCAACAGTTGCAGTCAGAGCTTTTGCAACAACAGGTCCCCATGCAGTGCACTCCCAGTTTCCCTTCCAGTGATGCAGCAAAGCAACAGGCCACTGTCCACTCATCCGATGGTCTTCTCCACAGTactccccagcagcagcagcatcaacagcagcagcagcatcagcagcagcagcagcatcaacagcagcagcagcatcaacagcagcaacaacaacaacagcaacaacaacagcaagcaCTTTTCCAACAGGCCGGTGGGCTGTTGGCAATCCAGACGTCCAGCTTCCTCCAGCAACCAACCTCCCACCCTTCCCCACCTCAGCAGCTCTTTCAGACGTCCAACCCAATGTCTGAGGCCCAGAGTCAGCCAGCGGTGATGTTTGGCTCCAAACCAGCGCCCGCTCAGGCACAGGTCCAGGCAGCTCTTTTCCCGGGTACCATCACCATGCTGGCCACTGACCAACAACAGGGGCCCCCTGCTACGCTCTTCCTGGATCCTACTGTTCTGCCGGCACAGCTGACGACAGACGGCGGTCAGAACCAGcaacagcagccgcagcagcagatcACTTTCATCACCCCCATGCAGACGTCCACATCTGAGGCTCAGGTCCAGGCTGTGTCACTACTGCAAGGGCAGATGCAGCTGGCCACTCCTATGGAGCAGCAGCGGTCGCCCCAGCAACAGATGCAGCCAGCCTCTCAGCCTGCCACCATGTTCCAAAGccaaccccagcagcagcagcagcagccgcagcaacaaactcaacaacaacaacagcagcagcagcaacaacagcagcagtccGGGCTGCTCTTCTGTACCAACCCCCTCAACCCCCAGGACCTGCAGCAGTCTCTTCTCTTCAGCAGCCAGCCCCAAGGCCTCTTCCAGGAGCAGCAACCGATGCAGGTGATGACCAGCGGTGGGAACGTGATGGTGGAATCTGCCCCCAACCAGCCTCCAGTCCCCCAGCCGCAAGCACAGCCAAACCCGCTGTTGTTCTCCCAAGCAGGAGTCGTGTCGCTGGCACAGCAGGACACTGCAGAGCCCATGTCCTTCCAGGATCAGAGTGCAGTGGTGGTGGGAGACCCCTCTGCTCAGGGTGGCACCTCACAGCCAGGGCTGTTTCAGGACCAGCAGCCCATGCAGGTGGTTCCTAGTTCGGGCAACGTGTCGGTCGGCTCCGGGGAGCAACCCACGGTTGATATCTTCCTGCAGCAGGCAGCCATCAGTGCTCTGCAGGGAGGTGTGCGCACCCAAGAGATGCCTCCAGCAGCCCCCACGGCAGCCATCTTTTCTGCGCCCACTGCAATGTCCGT